In Risungbinella massiliensis, the genomic stretch GAATCTGTAAATTCACGTATTCCGTTCTTGGATCTCTTTATTTTAGGGAACAAGCCGCTTCTTTCATAAAATCGAATGGTATGAGCAGAAAGTCCGGTTCTTTCTGCTACCTCACTAATATTCATTTTTTGAAGCTCCTTTTGTCGACATGGTCCCATCGTACACCTTTGAGCCAACTCAAAGTCAAGCTTTTGCTTACCAAAGAAAATGATAAAAACCTTGCCATGTAAACAACAAATTTTCTTAATATATTGATTGCTTATTGAGATTCCATAGACGTAAAATAAATATAGGACTACTTTACTTCCCTTTATCCTTCCAAAGAATTCCCTTTCTCCTCTAACTTTCATACATAACAGACCAACACCCACTGAGTAGCCTTAGGGGTGGATTTCTCTATTTCTACCCTGCAACTCTAGATCAGAGAGGGTAATGCACGATAATGGAAAATCTCATTTGGCAAGTGTCATTAGGACTAATTATCTTTTTGGTTTTGTTAGGTCTCGCATTCTGGGCTCGTTATAAAACAGTTGGCGCGGACGAAGCAATGATCGTAACTGGTAGTATGTTAGGTAACAAAAATGTAGAAGTAGACGAATCCGGACGCAGAATCAAGATCATCCGTGGTGGTGGCGCTTTTATCACCCCTATTTTTCAAAGGGCGGAGAAGCTAAGCCTCTTATCACACAAACTGATCGTATCCACTCCAGAAGTCTATACGGAGCAAGGGGTACCAATCTTAGTAGATGGAGTTGCGATCATTAAGATTGGAGGAACATTAGAAGATATCGCCACTGCAGCAGAGCAGTTTATGGGTAAATCGAATGCTCAGTTAAACGAAGAGGCCAGAGAGGTACTCGAAGGGCATCTGCGGGCAATTCTAGGTACTCTCACTGTGGAAGAAGTATATAAAAACAGAGAAAAATTTGCTCAACAAGTACAATCCGTAGCTGCAATTGATTTGAAAAAGATGGGCTTACAAGTTGTTTCCTTCACCATCAAAGATGTTCGAGACAAAAATGGATATCTTGACGCTCTAGGACGCCCGAGAATTGCGATGGTACGTAGAGATGCGGATATAGCAGAAGCTAATGCAATGCGTGATACAGAGATCCAAAAAGCGAAAGCGAAGGAAGACGGGACGAAAGCAACCTTGATCTCCCAAACCAACATCGCTGAAGCGAGTAAGGATAAAGAGCTACGAGTCGCAGAATTCAAGATTTTACAAGATATGAAAAGGGCAGAAGCGGACCAGGCATATCAATTGCAGGAGAATCGCTATCGCCAGCAAGTAGTAGATGAAGAGATGAAGATCGAGCTCGTTCGGAGACAAAAACAGATCGAGCTGGAAGAAAAAGAAATTACGCGTCGGGAAAAACAATACGATGCGGAGGTACGAAAAAAGGCGGATGCTGATCGCTATGCCAAAGAGCAAGCAGCCGAAGCGGACCGTTTTGAACAAGAAGAAAAAGCAAAAGCAGAAGCTTCTACGATTAAAGCAAAAGGATTGGCGGAAGCAGAGGCCAAGAAAGCGCAAGGTCTTGCTAACGCAGAGGTGGAACGACTAGAAGGGATTGCAGAAGCAGATGTAATCCGGGCCAAAGGGTTAGCAGAAGCAGAAGCCAAACAAAAATTGGCAGAAGCATTCGAGATGTACGGTCAAGCTGCAACATTAGAGCTAATTGTAACGATGCTACCAAAACTAGCTGAGAGTTACGCATCTCCATTAGAAAAAGTGGACAAGATTACGATCGTAGACGCTGGTGGGCCGAATAGCGATGGAGCAACCAAGCTGACCAATTATGTAACAAAACTAATGGCACAAGCCCCAGAAATGATCAAACAAGTCTCTGGTGTGGACATGCTACAATTAATACAGCAAATTGCGCCGAATCCGTCTAATATGAATCTTCCCACAGCTACTCTACCTGAATCGGATGGGAAAGCAACAAAAAAGAAACCAAAAAAACACGATGATGAGAACAATATCCAGTAACGGTTTCAGCGAATGAGCGAATTGTTACTTCCTAGGTTTAAGGATGTGTTGTTTATGAAAAGATTTATCAAAAGGTATTTGGGTATGGCGAATCAAAACTTAGACAACATTACCTTACCTAATTTAGAACAAAAAATGAGACAAGAGCAATTTGATGAAAATGTAATCCAAGAAATACTTACTCTTTTTCAAAAGAGAATTGATACTGATGGCCAAGCGGAATTTCAGACTTGGTTATGTAATTTGCATTATAGATTACCTGAAGAATTCCAAAATGAAATAGTAGCTACACAAATTTATGATAAGTGCCTCAATTGGATCGAACAAGAAGTAAAGAAATTAAAAAACGAAACCAAGTTAACCTGGGAAGAACAGACAGAGGATATTCAATCTTTAAGTTTTAAAGCAAGAAAGGCACAATTGGTAATAAGGCATAGACTTTCGGAAGTTGTCTTCGATTTATGTAGCTAAGTACAATCTCGACTGATGAATCCTCTTCATTTCACTGAAGAGCGGAAGAAATCAATAAAACAGAGGCATTATCATCACAGTTCCCTATTTGGAACATATTGATGATAATGCCTATTCTTTTGCAGTAAGGTCGCTTAGTCCGTTTCTTTATATTTCTATTTCCTTTATCATTTTTGCAGGATTCCCACCAACTATTACATTATCAGGCACATCTTTTGTGACAACCGCTCCTGAAGCAATTACTACATTGTTACCAATCGTAACTCCTGGATTTATCACCGCTCTACCACCAATCCACACATTATTACCAATCGTAACAGCTTTTCCAAATTCTATTCCAGCATTACGTTCAAATGGATTCGTTGGATGAGTTGCTGTGTAAATATGTACACCTGGGGCAATAAAGCAATTATCACCTATTCGTACTTCACAAACATCTAATATGACACAATCGAAATTAGCAAAAAAGTTTTCCCCTATATGAATGTTGTAACCATAATCACAACGAAAAGTTGGCTCCACATATAAGTTATCTCCTGTCGAACCAAATAGATCCTTTAACAGGATCGTACGTTGCTCTACTTCGGTCTCTAACGTTTGATTGTATAATCTCGTCTTTCTTCGTGCATTTTCACGGTCCCTTACTAATTCAGGGTCAGCGGCGTTATACATCTCTCCGGTCAACATTTTCTCTTTTTCTGTTTTCATTATGTAATCTCCTTTATAACCTTTTGCTATCACTCTTTCTTTCATATATAAGAGAAACGTTTCTACTACCGAAAAAAGGGGCTTCTCATGACTGAACATTCATCGTATGCGAAAGTTTGAAAAAAACCAATGTACTCTGGCAAACGGACACAACAAGTATCCGTTATTTAGACTTTTTAAAATACAAATAGAAGGAAGACAATAGCACGATAATACCATTGATTATATAAAGCCCCGTAGCAATTAAAGTCACTACAAAAGCTCCCCAGCCCATCCCTTTATCAAAAAGTAAAACAAAGTATAAAGTACCAAACAAGATAATTGGTGTTAGCAGAAGAAAAATCACTCCTGCCCATATTCTTTTTTTTATATTATCTTGAGAATATTTGAATGCATAAAAGTTGATAATGCCAAACACTGTTATTTCTAACAAAATGGTGATAGACATTCCCACATCAGCCGACAAAAACACATCACCTCTCCATTTTAAAAAGCGCCTTTATCTATATATCCCATAGTACCCTCAATTTCACCAGAAAGAAGACAAAACACCCACTAAAAGCAGCTAATATCACGCTTCTAGTGGGTGTTTGTTTGCCAAACGATAATATATTTCTACGCAGAAGAACAGTTATATTTGGTGAATTGACACTACTGATTTCTACAAAATTACATTAAACGAGACATAGTCCGACTTGATTTTATACACTAACCTCTTGTTTTTTTGTCGCCTGTTTCACTTCTAAAGAAGCTTTAACAAACTCACGGAACAAAGCTTGTGGACGATTTGGACGGGATGTAAATTCCGGATGGAATTGAGCCGCTAGGAACCAAGGATGATCTTTGTATTCTACAATCTCCACAAGACGTCCATCTGGAGATGTCCCAGAGAATACATATCCTGCTTGTTCCATTTGCTCCCGGTATTGATTGTTGAACTCATAACGATGGCGATGACGCTCATAAACGAGATCTTCCCCATATGCTTTTGCTGCAAGGGTTCCTGGTACTAACTTACAAGGATAGAGCCCGAGGCGCATCGTACCACCCATATCTTCAATATCTTTTTGTTCTGGTAAAAGGTCAATAATTGGGTGAAGAGCACTAGCGTTAAATTCGGAGGAATCTGCTTCTTCTAAGTGAAGAACATTTCGTGCACCTTCTACGCACATCATTTGCATGCCAAGACAAATCCCTAAGAACGGAATTTTCTTTTCTCGTGCAAAACGTGTCGCAATCACTTTTCCTTCAATTCCACGATCACCAAATCCACCTGGAACCAATATTCCATCAACTTCTCCAAGAAGCTTATCTACATTTGCCTCTGTCACTTCTTCGGAATGTACCCAACGGATTTGAATGTCACTATTACTAGCAAAACCAGCATGTCGTAAGGATTCTACAACACTCATATAAGCATCATGAAGAGAAACATATTTTCCTACAATTGCAATTCGAGTAGTATGTTGTAGGTTTTTCACCTTTTGGACGAGCTGAATCCAATCTGTCATGTCCGCTTCTCCACACTCAAGACCTAGATTGCGAACTACGATCTCATCCAAACCTTCTTCTTGCATCATAAGCGGGAGTTCGTATAGTGTTTCTGCATCACGTGCCTCAATTACTGCTTGGCGATCAATGTCACAGAACAGAGCAATTTTTTGTTTCATCTCTTCTGAAATTGGATGTTCCGTACGACAAACGATCACATTTGGCTGAATGCCGATACTACGAAGTTCTTTCACACTGTGTTGAGTCGGTTTTGTTTTAAGTTCTCCACTAGCACGAAGCATCGGAACCAACGTACAGTGAATGTACATTACATGTTCCCGACCAATATCGCTTTTAATCTGACGAATCGCTTCCAAGAATGGTAGACTTTCGATATCTCCAACTGTTCCACCGATCTCAGTAATTACTACATCTGCTTTCGTTTCCCGAGCAGCACGGAAAACACGATCTTTAATCTCGTTTGTAATGTGAGGAATAACCTGAACAGTAGCGCCTAGATAGTCCCCACGACGTTCTTTATTAATTACTGATGAATAGATTTTACCAGTAGTCACGTTGCTATTTTTGCTTAGGTTAATATCGATAAATCGCTCGTAATGACCCAAATCCAAGTCAGTTTCCGCACCATCATCCGTTACAAATACTTCTCCATGTTGGTAAGGACTCATAGTCCCTGGATCAATATTGATATAAGGATCAAACTTTTGAATGGTCACTTTTAGACCGCGATTTTTTAGCAAGCGTCCTAGAGAAGATGCTGTAATTCCTTTTCCAAGAGAGGAGACAACTCCACCCGTTACAAAGATGTATTTCGTCATCGTAGTATTCCTCCTGTATTTGGTAGGGTTCCCGATTTTCCTAGAAAAATAGAAAAAGCGCCCCTAAAAAATAGGGGCGCTCGATAGACAAATGTCATGAATAATTTTCCGTTCATAGTGAGCCCAAGCAATAGTCTATCGAAGCAAAGAAAGTTTGTCAACGAGGAAACACGAAATTAGTATTCTTCTTCCTCTTCTTCCTCATCGTTATCTTCGTCTTCTTCTTCAAAGCCTTCATCGGAAGCTTCGTCGTCGTCATCTGTAAATGCTTCGTCTTCATCCAAATCTTCTAGGTTGGTATCAAATTCATCTTCGTCATTTTGATACAAATCTTCATCGAAGTCATCATCAGACTCATCGTCTTTAATACTACCTACTACCGCAGAGTCTGATCCTTGTTCTAATGTATACCAGTCTTTCAAACCCCAAGTGCTCTTTCCTACACAGACAAAACGTCCATCAATGTTTAAATCAGTATACAATTGGGAGAGATACAGGTCTACATCTTCGTCTGTAAACTGTTTTTGTTCCGCAACAGACTTCATCATATCACGAAACTGTAGTGGTTCACCTTTATCTTTTAATAGTTGAAAAACCAGGTCTACCATAGAGGATTCCCGGATTTTTTCTGCTACTAAGTGGTCGCTCAAAGCTACACTTCCTTCCGATTATGAGGCAAATAAATTATCCCCATCTTCATCCATTCTGTATATCTATTCTAACCAAAAACAGGATGAAGTCAACCAACGAAAGAGAGTAGTTTTTACAGAGACATCCTACATATTTCGACGATACTGTCCGCCTACTTGGTAAAGTGCTTGAGTAATCTGGCCTAGACTCGCTACTTGTACCGTATTCATCAATTCTGCAAATACATTACCATTTTCTCTTGCCACTTCCTGTAATCGAGCTAGAGCAATAGGAGCTTGATCAGCGTGTTTTGCCTGAAAATCCCTTACATGCTCAATTTGCATCTCTTTTTCTTTCGTATCAGCTCGTGTGAGAGGCACCTCATCTAGTGCCTGTGGATGGGGATTTTCGAATGTATTGACTCCAATAATCGGTAACTCCCCTGAATGTTTACGTGTCTCATAAAGCATGGATTCATCTTGAATTTTGCCTCGTTGGTACTGACTCTCCATCGCTCCCAGTACACCACCACGATCACTGATCCGGTCAAATTCGCGAAGCACTGCTTCTTCTACCAAATCAGTCAGCTCATCAATAATGAACGAGCCTTGTAAGGCATTCTCATTTTTTGCTAATCCAAACTCTTTGGTAATAATCAACTGAATTGCCATTGCCCTTCGAACCGATTCCTCCGTTGGAGTTGTGATCGCTTCGTCATATGCATTGGTATGAAGAGAATTGCATTGATCTTGAATAGCTAACAGCGCTTGTAAGGTGGTACGAATGTCATTAAAGTCGATCTCTTGCGCATGCAATGATCGCCCCGACGTTTGAATATGGTATTTTAACTTTTGACTGCGTTCATTAGCTCCATACAACTCTCTCATTGTTATCGCCCAAATACGGCGAGCTACCCGTCCAATGACGGTATACTCTGCATCCAACCCATTACTAAAGAAGAAGGAAAGATTGTGGGCAAATTGGTCAATCTTCATCCCGCGGCTGAGATAATATTCCACATAAGTAAAGGCGTTTGCCAAAGTAAATGCCAGTTGAGTAATCGGATTCGCACCCGCTTCGGCGATATGATAACCACTAATGCTGACCGAGTAGTAATTTCGCACTTGATGATCAATGAAATATTGCTGAATATCACCCATCATCTTCAATGCAAACTCGGTTGAAAAAATACAGGTATTCTGACCTTGATCTTCTTTTAGAATGTCAGCTTGAACTGTTCCTCTCACAGAGCGTAGAGTATAGGCTTTAATTTCTTGGTACTCATCAATAGAAGGGTCCCTTCCCTCACGCTCTCGAAACTTATCTACTTGTTGGGCGATTGCCGTATGAAAATACATCGCCAAAATGATGGGAGCCGGTCCATTGATCGTCATCGAAACACTAGTGGAAGGATCACAGAGATCAAACCCTTGGAATAGTTCTTTCATATTATCTAAGGTACAGATACTAACCCCCGATTCGCCTACTTTCCCATAGATGTCTGGGCGCTCACTCGGGTCTTCCCCATAGAGGGTTACACTGTCAAAGGCTGTAGAAAGGCGCTTGGCTGTATCATTCTGGGAAAGATAATGAAAACGTTTGTTGGTGCGACTAGGAGTCCCTTCCCCAGCAAATTGACGTTTGGGATCTTCGTCAGCTCGTTTAAGTGGAAATACTCCTGCTGTGTAAGGGAACGAACCTGGTACATTTTCCTTCCGTAGAAAACGCAAGATATCTCCTTGGTCTCGCCACCTCGGCAATGAGATCTTAGGTATCTTGGTGCCAGAAAGAGTCTCATGGAAAAGAGGGCTTCGAAGCTCACGATCCCGAACTTTAGTAATGTACTCCTCTTGTTTATAGCGCTCTACAGTAGAGTCCCAGGCAGCGAGAAGTTCTTGATTATCTGGGGTAAGTTTCTTTTCTAACTCTTCTACTTTGGACGAAAGGGCTCTTTCTACTGCTGAACTCTCTGTTGGAAAAAGGGCTTGCACTCCTCTTATCTGAGTCAGACTACTAGCAATCTCCGCTTGTTCCTCTGTTTGCCGATGATATTTACGAACGGTTTGAGCTAATTCTGCTAGGTAGTGCGTTCTAGCAGGCGGGATAATGGTTCTGTTTGTTGCTTCCTTTAATTGTTCTTTTGCGACTGGGATTTCCCAGGATAGGGCTAACTTTTCTTTACATTTGATCAGTAAAGCAAGATAGAACTCTTCTGTTCCGGGATCTTGGAAACGACTCGCCATCGTGCCATAGACTGGAAGATCTTTTTCAGGTGCATGAAAGAGATCTTGATTGCGCCGAACCTGCTTTTTCACGTCACGCAATGCATCCTCTGAACCCTTTCGATCAAACTTGTTAATTGCAATGAGATCTGCATAATCGAGCATTTCAATCTTTTCAAGTTGTGATGGAGAACCAAATTCAGAAGTCATCACATAGATCGACAAGTCACTAACTTCGACTACCTCTGCATCTCCCTGACCAATTCCACTCGTCTCCACTAAGATCAGATCATAGCCCGCACCTTTCATAAGGGCAATCACGTCTTGGATCGCAGCAGAGAGCTCTGATCGCTGGCGTCGAGTTGCTAGACTGCGCATAAAAACCCGTTCATGATGTATCGCATTCATCCGGATACGATCACCAAGTAATGCTCCTCCAGTGCGCTGTTTCGAAGGGTCAATCGAAAGAATCGCTAACTTTTTATCAGGAAAATCTTGTAGAAAACGTCGTACCAATTCATCAGTGAGAGAGCTTTTCCCCGCTCCCCCTGTACCTGTCATGCCGATCACAGGACATTGTGTCAGTTGAACATCAAGGCTAGTTAGCAAGTGAGAGCTCGCTTCTTGATATGCTGTTTCCTCCACTGCATTTTCTAAGAGTGTGATGGCTTGCCCAATCTCCCGAATATCACCTGATCGAAGTTTGGCAAGATCAATCTCGGTGTCTCGACGAGTAGGATGGTCCGTTTCCCTAATCATGGTGTTGATAATTCCAAATAAACCTAGCTCCCGTCCATCATTCGGGGAAAAAATCTTGGATACACCATATTCTTCAAGTAGCTGGATCTCTCTCGGAACAATGACACCACCACCCCCACCAAATACCTTGATCGTGTGAGCTCCTCTTACTTTCAGCAGATCAATCATATATTGGAAAAACTCTACATGCCCACCTTGATAAGAAGAAACAGCAATGCCTTGAACATCTTCTTGAATCGCCGCTTGTACAATCTCCTCTACCGACCGATTGTGTCCTAGATGAATCACTTCGACTCCTGCTTGTTGGAGAAGGCGTCGAAACAAGTTAATGGAAGCATCATGTCCATCAAAAAGACTGGCAGCAGTCACAAACCGCACAGCATGTTTCGGACGAATTAGCTCTGTCTCCATCACACGCTCTCCTTTGTTGGTAAATTACGTAACAGATGATCCAGCTGCAACTCTACAAACTCATCATGCGAATAGGATTTTTTGAGCGACCACTGGCGGAAGGTCCACATCTGTCCTAGAACCAAAATGTTGTGTGCTAGTAATGGAATAATAGCCTGATCCAGACGAAGCGATCCATCTTGCTGACCCAATTCCATCACCTGGATAAAAAGCTGCATAATCTCCTCTTCACGCATAAATACTAGTTCTCGTTTTTCTTTAGGTAATGACTTCGTCTCTTGGTAAATAAGGAGAATGGAGCTTCTCATGGTCTCCATCAATTTGAAATACGCTCCAATAGCAGAGCGAAGGGCAACCAAACCATTCATCTCAGGTCGAATCGCTTTGCGTAGCTCTTCCTCTAAGGAGTTGTGGATGTTCTCACAAACAAGGTACAGAACATCTTCTTTCGTTTGGATATATTCATATAAAGAACCTATGGAGAGGCCACATGCTTTGGCAATCTCTCTTGTAGTAGTCTTATGAAATCCTTTTTGGGCAAATAATGTGACAGCCCCTTCAATAATCTGTTGTCTGCGTTCTTTGACCAGCCGTGGATTTTTGATAGGAGAAGGAATAATCATGTTTTTCCTCCTTTCTGAGAATGAGGATCAGTGTTGGGCTTATAAGAGAGGAATCCTTCTGCCCACCACTTATCTATTAAATCTTGCGGAGAACTTTTGGTCTGAATAATTTGTTTCATCTGCTGTCTACGAATGGGTTTTGCTAATTCTTCTTCTACTAATAATCGAATCTGTTGATGAAGATAGAGAGATACTTCTTGAATAAGACGATTTTCTGCTTTTTTACTTGCCCTTTTCGGTTCT encodes the following:
- a CDS encoding flotillin family protein, whose amino-acid sequence is MENLIWQVSLGLIIFLVLLGLAFWARYKTVGADEAMIVTGSMLGNKNVEVDESGRRIKIIRGGGAFITPIFQRAEKLSLLSHKLIVSTPEVYTEQGVPILVDGVAIIKIGGTLEDIATAAEQFMGKSNAQLNEEAREVLEGHLRAILGTLTVEEVYKNREKFAQQVQSVAAIDLKKMGLQVVSFTIKDVRDKNGYLDALGRPRIAMVRRDADIAEANAMRDTEIQKAKAKEDGTKATLISQTNIAEASKDKELRVAEFKILQDMKRAEADQAYQLQENRYRQQVVDEEMKIELVRRQKQIELEEKEITRREKQYDAEVRKKADADRYAKEQAAEADRFEQEEKAKAEASTIKAKGLAEAEAKKAQGLANAEVERLEGIAEADVIRAKGLAEAEAKQKLAEAFEMYGQAATLELIVTMLPKLAESYASPLEKVDKITIVDAGGPNSDGATKLTNYVTKLMAQAPEMIKQVSGVDMLQLIQQIAPNPSNMNLPTATLPESDGKATKKKPKKHDDENNIQ
- a CDS encoding sugar O-acetyltransferase, which produces MKTEKEKMLTGEMYNAADPELVRDRENARRKTRLYNQTLETEVEQRTILLKDLFGSTGDNLYVEPTFRCDYGYNIHIGENFFANFDCVILDVCEVRIGDNCFIAPGVHIYTATHPTNPFERNAGIEFGKAVTIGNNVWIGGRAVINPGVTIGNNVVIASGAVVTKDVPDNVIVGGNPAKMIKEIEI
- a CDS encoding CTP synthase, whose amino-acid sequence is MTKYIFVTGGVVSSLGKGITASSLGRLLKNRGLKVTIQKFDPYINIDPGTMSPYQHGEVFVTDDGAETDLDLGHYERFIDINLSKNSNVTTGKIYSSVINKERRGDYLGATVQVIPHITNEIKDRVFRAARETKADVVITEIGGTVGDIESLPFLEAIRQIKSDIGREHVMYIHCTLVPMLRASGELKTKPTQHSVKELRSIGIQPNVIVCRTEHPISEEMKQKIALFCDIDRQAVIEARDAETLYELPLMMQEEGLDEIVVRNLGLECGEADMTDWIQLVQKVKNLQHTTRIAIVGKYVSLHDAYMSVVESLRHAGFASNSDIQIRWVHSEEVTEANVDKLLGEVDGILVPGGFGDRGIEGKVIATRFAREKKIPFLGICLGMQMMCVEGARNVLHLEEADSSEFNASALHPIIDLLPEQKDIEDMGGTMRLGLYPCKLVPGTLAAKAYGEDLVYERHRHRYEFNNQYREQMEQAGYVFSGTSPDGRLVEIVEYKDHPWFLAAQFHPEFTSRPNRPQALFREFVKASLEVKQATKKQEVSV
- the rpoE gene encoding DNA-directed RNA polymerase subunit delta encodes the protein MSDHLVAEKIRESSMVDLVFQLLKDKGEPLQFRDMMKSVAEQKQFTDEDVDLYLSQLYTDLNIDGRFVCVGKSTWGLKDWYTLEQGSDSAVVGSIKDDESDDDFDEDLYQNDEDEFDTNLEDLDEDEAFTDDDDEASDEGFEEEDEDNDEEEEEEEY
- the icmF gene encoding fused isobutyryl-CoA mutase/GTPase IcmF, giving the protein METELIRPKHAVRFVTAASLFDGHDASINLFRRLLQQAGVEVIHLGHNRSVEEIVQAAIQEDVQGIAVSSYQGGHVEFFQYMIDLLKVRGAHTIKVFGGGGGVIVPREIQLLEEYGVSKIFSPNDGRELGLFGIINTMIRETDHPTRRDTEIDLAKLRSGDIREIGQAITLLENAVEETAYQEASSHLLTSLDVQLTQCPVIGMTGTGGAGKSSLTDELVRRFLQDFPDKKLAILSIDPSKQRTGGALLGDRIRMNAIHHERVFMRSLATRRQRSELSAAIQDVIALMKGAGYDLILVETSGIGQGDAEVVEVSDLSIYVMTSEFGSPSQLEKIEMLDYADLIAINKFDRKGSEDALRDVKKQVRRNQDLFHAPEKDLPVYGTMASRFQDPGTEEFYLALLIKCKEKLALSWEIPVAKEQLKEATNRTIIPPARTHYLAELAQTVRKYHRQTEEQAEIASSLTQIRGVQALFPTESSAVERALSSKVEELEKKLTPDNQELLAAWDSTVERYKQEEYITKVRDRELRSPLFHETLSGTKIPKISLPRWRDQGDILRFLRKENVPGSFPYTAGVFPLKRADEDPKRQFAGEGTPSRTNKRFHYLSQNDTAKRLSTAFDSVTLYGEDPSERPDIYGKVGESGVSICTLDNMKELFQGFDLCDPSTSVSMTINGPAPIILAMYFHTAIAQQVDKFREREGRDPSIDEYQEIKAYTLRSVRGTVQADILKEDQGQNTCIFSTEFALKMMGDIQQYFIDHQVRNYYSVSISGYHIAEAGANPITQLAFTLANAFTYVEYYLSRGMKIDQFAHNLSFFFSNGLDAEYTVIGRVARRIWAITMRELYGANERSQKLKYHIQTSGRSLHAQEIDFNDIRTTLQALLAIQDQCNSLHTNAYDEAITTPTEESVRRAMAIQLIITKEFGLAKNENALQGSFIIDELTDLVEEAVLREFDRISDRGGVLGAMESQYQRGKIQDESMLYETRKHSGELPIIGVNTFENPHPQALDEVPLTRADTKEKEMQIEHVRDFQAKHADQAPIALARLQEVARENGNVFAELMNTVQVASLGQITQALYQVGGQYRRNM
- a CDS encoding TetR/AcrR family transcriptional regulator: MIIPSPIKNPRLVKERRQQIIEGAVTLFAQKGFHKTTTREIAKACGLSIGSLYEYIQTKEDVLYLVCENIHNSLEEELRKAIRPEMNGLVALRSAIGAYFKLMETMRSSILLIYQETKSLPKEKRELVFMREEEIMQLFIQVMELGQQDGSLRLDQAIIPLLAHNILVLGQMWTFRQWSLKKSYSHDEFVELQLDHLLRNLPTKESV